One window from the genome of Ictidomys tridecemlineatus isolate mIctTri1 chromosome 12, mIctTri1.hap1, whole genome shotgun sequence encodes:
- the LOC144369561 gene encoding uncharacterized protein LOC144369561, translating into MNSCVETVILHGPLHLGENDENTEEPFRVQSLEPYRQDQLRNELLPVICGRNLHFSSNMGLISWDSIPTQQVLDLLFPSASPSFLGTWINFYTEASHQPPGSLSLQQLLPYMGLLLVGLYLEHQTYHLLATTEDGISSQAAPESQADRATSSVPVSAPQPTPEPEPSPREGAEPESRTSGVSTRYSPRPQYNRRVRGRCLIHVYLENERTTQYKSILVSLRAGESPGSPQWGRPSPQQTPWTRPVFLD; encoded by the exons ATGAATTCATGTGTGGAGACGGTAATTCTTCATGGACCTTTGCATTTG ggtgaaaatgatgagaacacggaggagcccttcagggtacagagccttgaaccttacaggcaggaccagcttaggaatgagctcctgcctgtcatttgtgggaggaacctacatttcagcagcaacatggggttaatctcctgggattccatccccacccagcaggtgctggatctcttgttcccaag tgcctcaccttccttcctggggacctggattAACTTCTacaccgaggcttcccatcagcctccaggctctctgagtctgcagcagctgctgccatatATGGGGCTCTTGCTGGTTGGTTTGTACCTGGAGCATCAAACATACCACCTCCTGGCCACAActgaagatggcatatcaagccaggcagcgcctgagagccaggcggaccggg ctacaagctcagttcctgtatcggctcctcagccaaccccagagccagagccttctcccagggaaggggcagagccggagtccaggacatcaggggtctccactcggtactccccacggccccagtacaacaggcgggtgagaggcaggtgcctcattcacgtctacctggaaaatgaaaggacaacacagtataagagcatcctggtgagtcttcgagcaggggagtctcctgggagcccacagtggggaagaccgagtccacagcaaacaccttggactaggcctgtcttcttggactag